TTAGTATTCGGTGGAATAGAAGTGCCGCTGCCTTGCTCCCCGTATGCTAATACAGAAGATAAATAAAATTTAGTTCTTTCCCCAACGCGCATCAGCGAAACACCTTGCTGAAAACCAGTAATAATGTTAGACTGGCCTAGTACAAAAGTTAAAGGCTGAATGGCTGTTTGGCCTGTACGTACTTTCCGGGATGTATCCAGGGTATCGCCTTTAAAGTTAGTTAAAACATAATGGGTAACTACGGTTCGGCCAATTCTGGCACTATCGCCGGTACCAGGAGTTTGCACGGCAGCATACAAGCCTTTATAAGGCGTACGGCGCACGTTAGCAATATTGTTGGTTAAGATATGGTTCTGAATCAGAACGGTATCAATGCCTAGTTGGCGCTTATACGCTTCTTCTTGGCGACGGGCTTCATCTTCTAACTCGCTATTATCGTTGCAACTGTAAAAAACAGTTACACTTAAAAAGAAGAAAATAGCAGTTAATAAACGATTACGGGTAATGGAGGTGATGGTGTTTTTGAGGTTCATAAATGTGACTAAAATTTTGTTGAAAATAGGATTTAATTTCCCGGTCTTTTAGCGCAAGCTAAGCTACATTCGGAACGGTGGGGTAGGGTGTTTATTGCCGCCCTTAATTCTGAATTTAACATAACCTGCGCATTAACTGTTTCGGGATCAGTATCTTACACTATCCTATTAGAACAAACAATTATTTCACGTCTACTAGTTCAACGTCGAAACGAAGCACAGAATTAGCCGGAATTTTGCCTTGTGCTTGTGGCCCGTAAGCCATGGTAGAAGGAATTAATAAAGTACCTTTTGCGCCTTTGTTTAATAAAGCAATGCCTTCGTCCCAGCCCCGGATTACCTGGCCTTGACCCAGAGGAAACTCGAAAGGTTTACCACCTAGTTGGGGGTTCTCCGACGAATCGAATTCAGTACCATCCAATAAAGTGCCTTTGTACTTAACGGCTACTGTTTGGCCCGCTTTGGCCGGAGCGCCAGAACCTGGTTGATTAACAACATAATATAAGCCCGATGCCGTTTTCTCTGCTTTTAAGCCTTCTTTCTTAACGTAATCCTGGATTATCTTTTCGTCTTTTTTATTCTGTTTCTCCATGAACTCCATCATCATTTTTTGCTGGTCCATCATGGCTTCTTGCTGCGACTGTACTTTTTGCGCCAGCACGTGGAAGGTTAACTGCGAGCCTTTTTTAATAAATGGAGGCAAAGGTTGCTGAAAAGTTTTAGCAAATAATGAATCGGCGCTAATCCGGAAAACAGCACTATCGCCGGGTCTAACAAGCGAAAAAGCATCTTCTAAACCACCTTTAAAAGTAGACTTCATAATCGGAATTTGAACCGGGAAGCCATTCTGGCGGGTATCAAACAATAAAGTGTCTTTACCCGATTTTGATTGGGTAAAGTATTTCATTTGCATCGTAAGAACCTGTCCTTCTTTAGGTTTGCCTACGGTATCGTTTTTGGTAGGGGCATCTTTAGGCTCAAATTCCCCGGATTTATTTTTAGCAAATAATTTATATTCAACGCCATTATCAGCTTTCTTGAAATCTACCGACCCTTTGTTGCAGGCCTGCAGCAAGCAAAATCCGGCTAAAACCGGCACGAAAAACTTTACTTTTTTAAACATTTTAAATTTAGGTTTACGAATTAATTATCTTTTAATAGTTGATCTTTATACTCAGGTAAGATTTGTAAAAACCGCGACAGGGTAGCCGAAAGCGGTTCGTAAGCTATACCACCGGCTGCGTTGCGATGGCCTCCCCCTTGAAAATGCTTCCGCGCAAAATCATTCACCGAAAAATTACCTACCGACCGGAACGACATTTTAACAGCATTGCCCCGGTCGATGATTAAAGCAGCAAATACCACGCCTTCAATAGATAAGGCAAAATTTACTAAACCTTCAGTATCGCCGGTTTTAGAGTCGTATTGCTTTAACTCGTCGGCAGTAATAGCAATGTAGGCGGTCCGGAATTCGCGCAGTACGGTTAATTTGTCTTTGAGCACGTAACCCAAAAAACGCAAACGCATTTCGGTGTGGCTGTCGTATATAAGCCGGTGGATGTTAGAGGTATTAACCCCTACCTGCAATAATTCGGCAATAATTAAATGCACGTTACGCGAGGTACTGGGGTGCCGGAACGAGCCGGTATCCGTCATGATGCCGGCGTACAAACATTCGCCAATGTGCACATCAATCAAATCCTGATCGCCTAAATCGCGGATTAGCTCAAATACTAACTCGGCGGTAGCAGCGGCGTTGGTATCGGAGAAAACAAGCTGGGCAAAATTTTCCGGATCCAGGTGATGATCGATGAGGACTTTGGTAGCCGGTGATTCTTGTACGTAAGGCCCCATTTCGTTAATGCGGCTCAACGACGAAAAATCGAGGCAAAATATAACTTCGGCTTGGTTAACTAATTTTTGAACCAGTTCCGCGTTGGTGGCGGGGTCAAACGTAATAACATCGTTATTGCCGTTCATCCAATTCAAAAAATCCGGATAATCAGAGGGGGTAACTACCGTTACCACGTGGCCCTTCTTTTTGAGATATCCGGCTAAACCCAGCGAAGAACCCAGGGCATCAGCATCGGGTTTATGGTGCGTGGTAATTAGAATCTCCTTTGGTTCCTGAAGCAGATCCTTCAGAGCAGTAATTTGTTGCATTCTTAGCTTAAAAGCTCCTTTTTTAAAATTAGGTGCAAGACACAAAATTCGGCATAAAATAATTTAAAACAAAACATTTATTACAGCAGCCTAATTCACACGTAATTAACGTTTAAACTAATTAATTATTAGCATTATTTAGCAGAACTCTGTTAATTTTGTGCCTGCTTAGAGGGTTACAGGTTGAAAAGTTAGAAAGTTGAAAGGGAATGAGGGATTATGTTATTAAAACCATGCAGCAAGTAAGCCAATAAGAAACAAAATTGTGAGTTTTAAAATAAATTTAAAAATTTTATCTATGGTCGATTGACCATGGGCTGTGAACTAAAATAATATACATGGCTACTAACCAAACTTTTACCATGATTAAGCCGGATGCGGTACAAGACAACCACATTGGCGCTATTACCCAAATGATGGAAGCCGATGGTTTCCGGATTGTATCTTTAAAAAAAACACGCTTAACCCCGGAGCGGGCCGGCGAATTTTACGCCGTACATAAAGAACGTCCGTTTTATAACGATTTAGTAAAATACATGAGTTCCGGCCCGATTGTGGCCATGATTCTGGAAAAAGAAAATGCCGTAGCTGATTTCCGTAAATTGATTGGTGCAACCAACCCCGCTAACGCCGAAGAAGGTACCATCCGGAAAAAGTTTGCCAAATCGATGGAAGCAAATGCGGTGCATGGCTCTGATTCTGATGAAAACGCTCAGATCGAAGGTGACTTTTTCTTCGGTGCCGGCGAACGCTTCTAGAGCGCGAATTTTCGCAGATTAAACGGATTACACGGATTTAATTTTAAGATAAAAAAGCCGTTCTTTTAAATAAGAGCGGCTTTTTTATTAGTGTTATCGTTATGAAGCAGATTTAAAATTTATTGCTTAGCTAATTGGTAAGAAAAAGTTAGCAGGGTTATAATTTTAAATTTTGATAGTTTACAAAACTTTCTAGCCATTAAAGCTAATTTTAAATCCGGGTAATCCTATTAATCCGTAAAAATCCGTGATCTATTTAGCGGATAATTCTGGTTCCGGTTCTGGTTTTACGTTGGTGCCAAACACGCGGGCTACCCAACGGGGTAAGAAAATAGAGCCTAAAATTAAATACAAATAGTAGGTTACAATGCGGTACAACAATACGATTACCGTAGTAAAGCTACCAAGCCATTTGCCAAAGAAAGTAGGAAAGGCAATCTCGGCAAAACCAGCGCCGCCCGGCGTAATAGCTACCAATAACACTACTTTGTAAATAAGATTACGCGAAAAGATTAGCATATGGTCCTGGAAGCCAATATTGGTAAAAGCAGCAATCAGGCAGTTAATGACGTAATAACGAGCCGTCCAGACGAAGACAGTAGATAAACAAGCCCGGAACCAATAACCAAAAGAGTAGCCTTTTAATTGCCGGGATGCCCAGACCAATTCGGTGCCATGTTTGTAAGCCGCTGCGCGCCATTTTTTTAAAAAACCAACCGAGGTAATCCGTAAAAATAAACGTTTAACGGCTTTGGGGTTCCGGAACAGGGCGTACCACATTAAAGTGGCGTAGAAAGCAATGAGAATATAGCTAATGGTAAACGCTACTTCTAAGCCTGCTTTAAATGATTCGGGTAAAGCGGCAACATCCGGAAATACTTCGCCTTGGGTAGCTAATAAAACTACGGGCACCGCCACTAAAAAGAACATGTTATCGAGCATGGCCGTTACCATGACGTAGGCCAGCGATTTACCTAACGGAATGCCTTCTTTGTTAATAATAAAAGCCGCTACCGTAGAGCCACCCGCTACCGAGGGCAACACGCAGGAGGCAAACTCCCAGAGCATAATTACATCTAAACTCTTGCGCCAGGATAAAACTTTTTCGGTGATGTGCCGGATGCGGTAAATATAACCAGCGTCGCGTACGATTAACACCACAATGGTCATCACTAACCAGAATGGTTTGGCATTTTTTAAATTTTCTAAATCGGCCAGGTTGTTGTTTCGGTAAAACATGTAACCGATTACCGCCAAACCAATAAATACCGGAATCAATATTCGTTTTGTCGAAAAATTTTCCAGTAATTTTTTTCTATTCAAATCCATCAATTGCTACCCGTAAAGATTCATCGAATTCTTTAATACGGAAATTGTTAAAGCCTTCGTCGATAATAACGCTGATTACTTGCAGTTGCAGCATATCCAGTATGGCTAAAAAGTTAAAAATTATGCCAATTTTGTCCGGAAAGGCGGTCATGAGTTCCGTGAAAGTAATAGAACCAACGGTTTGTATTTTAGTTTGAATAAAATGCCGCTGCTGCTCAATCGTATAGGGGTACGTATAAACGGTATGTTTCGGTCGGTTTTGTTCTTCTTCGTATCGATTAATTACTTTTTCGAAAACCCGCATCAGCTTATATAAGCTTAAATCCTGCAATTCGTAATCGAGTTTACTTTTTTTCGCAATTACCTGCAGTTCGTCATCAATATTACCCCGGTTTTCCTGGAGTAAACGCCGGTCTTCCAGGTCTGATAAATCGGTAAGTACGGCCTTGTATCTTTTGTATTCGAGCAGGTGCTGCACCAATTCTTTTCGTGGGTCAATTTCGTTCCCATGTTCATCTTTTTCGGTGCGGGGCAGCAACATTTTGGCTTTAATGCGCATGAGCGTAGCCGCCGTTAAAATAAATTCACTAGCTACATCCATGTTTAACTGTTCCAAACGCGTAATGTAAGCCATAAAATCGTTCGTGATTTTATAGATCGGAATATCGTGGATATCCAGTTCGTCGCGCTCAATAAAGAAAAGCAGCAGATCAAAAGGCCCCTCAAAAAGCGATAATTTTATCTCGAAACTCACTCCTTTTTACGAATTAGCTGTTTTTAAATAAGTTGCAAAATTAGCTAAAATATGGCGCAATAAGTAATGATGCCGTTATTGATTTGTGAAGGAATAGTTATGCCCCTAAAAACCACGGATTTCTTGTTTAGATAAAAAGGATATTTAAAAAAAAGCCTGCTTACTCAGCAGGCTTCTTATCAAAATTTAAAATTTTTAAATTTTACAAAGTACGTTTTACTTCGCGCTCTTCGTAGGCTTCAATTACATCGCCTTGTTCAATGTCATTAAAGTTTTTGATGCTGATACCGCACTCGTAACCTTGTCTTACTTCCGCTACATCGTCTTTAAACCGTTTCAGGGCTAAAATTTCGCCGGAGTAAACCACAATACCATCGCGTACTAACCGTACCCGGCTGTTCCGGTGGATGGTGCCATCGGTAACCATACAGCCCGCAATAGTACCCACTTTGGTAATCCGGAATACTTCGCGTACCTCCACGTTGGCTACTACTACCTCTTGCATGGTTGGCGCTAACATACCTTCCATCGCATCTTTCAACTCGTTAATGGCGTTGTAGATAATCGAGTACAGGCGGATATCAATTTGCTCTTGCTCGGCCAACTTACGGGCATTAGCCGATGGCCGCACCTGGAATCCAATAATAATCGCATCGGAAGCCGAAGCCAGCAACACATCGGATTCAGAAATTTGACCAACGCCTTTATTTAAGATATTTACCTGAACTTCGTTGGTAGATAGTTTCAGTAAAGAGTCGGAAAGCGCTTCTACCGAACCATCCACGTCGCCTTTTACAATTACGTTCAGTTCTTTAAACGAACCAATGGCTAAACGACGGCCAATTTCATCCAGGGTAATGTGTTTCTTGGTACGTAAGCTTTGCTCACGTTGCAACTGCTGACGGCTAGAGGCAATTTCGCGGGCTTCGCGTTCGGTATCGTATACCACAAACTTATCGCCTGCCTGCGGTGCGCCATCCAAACCTAGTACCTGTACTGGGGTAGAAGGACCCGCTACTTTCATTTTCTTGCCCCGGTGATCTGTCATGGCGCGTACACGGCCAAAGTGCGAACCAGCCAGCATTACATCTCCAATGTGTAAAGAACCGGTTTGTACCAGAACGGTAGTAACATATCCGCGACCTTTATCCAAAGAAGCTTCAATAACAGTACCTACGGCGTTCCGGTCTGGGTTGGCTTTTAATTCCAGTAATTCAGCTTCCAGTAAAACTTTTTCCAGTAAATCCGGAATACCAATTCCTGATTTAGCCGAAATTTCCTGGCACTGGTATTTACCACCCCAATCCTCCACGAGCACGTTGATGGCAGCTAATTGTTCCCGGATCCGGTCTGGGTTAGCTGATGGTTTATCAATTTTGTTAATGGCAATTACAATAGGTACTCCTGCCGCTTGCGCGTGATTCAGGGCTTCCTTCGTTTGCGGCATCACATCATCGTCGGCAGCTACCACAATAATAACTACGTCCGTGATTTTAGCACCCCGAGCCCGCATCGCGGTAAACGCTTCGTGACCAGGTGTATCTAAAAACGTAATGCGTTTGCCAGTATCGGTTAATACATCGTAGGCCCCAATGTGCTGGGTAATACCCCCGGCCTCACCGGCAGTTACCTTTGAGTTACGAATGTAATCGAGCAAGGAAGTTTTACCGTGGTCTACGTGACCCATAATGGTAACAATCGGGGCCCGGTCTACTAATGCATCCGCATCTTCTTCTTCCTCCGCTACTACTTCTTCGTCTTCGGCCGATAAGAATTCTACATCGTAGCCAAATTCATCCGAAATAATGGTAATGGCTTCGGCATCTAAGCGCTGGTTAATAGAAACAAACATGCCTAGATTCATGCAGACTTTAATAACCTCGTTCACCGAAACGTTCATCAGCGAAGCCAGGTCATTGGCCGAAATAAATTCGGTTAATTTTAAAATTTTGGCCTCTGACTGTTCTTGCTGTCTTCTTTCTTCGGTAGCATCGGCAATAGCCGACCGTTTTTCCCGGCGGTATTTGGCCCGGTTCGTCTGCGTATTTTTATTGCCGCTTAATCGCGCTAAGGTAGCTTTAATCTGATCCTGGATTTGCTTATCCGAAACTTCCGGTTTTGGCCCACCAGCCGCTACTGGTGGCCGATTGTTCTGGCCAGCTCCGGGACGGTTATTAGGCCGGTTATTACCTGGCTGGTTTTGGTTCGGACGGGGCTGACTAAAGTCTTTCCGTTCGCCGCGGGTTACTACCGGACGATCTGAAGTGTCTGGCGCCGCGTTATTCTGAACAATAATCCGTTTCCGTTTTTTCTTATTGTTCGCATTATTGGCATTGCCGCCACCACCGGCATTAGCCGATTGATTTTGGTTATTATTAGCCGGAGCGTTAGCCGGTCTGTTTCTGGTATCCGGTACTGGTTTGCCTCCTTTTTTCCGGGGAAAGTCTTTGGGTAATTCAATTTTGCCCAGAACGGTTAATCCTTTTAACGGATCAGCCCGGCCCGGAATAATTACTTCCGGCTCTTCCTCGTTTGAATCCGTGGTTACCGGGGCATCCTCTGGCTCAGAAGCAGGAGGTGTTGTTGCCGTAGGCGTTTCGGGTACTTCAGCCGCTATAGGAGCCGGGGCTGGAGTTGGCTCCGCCGCAGGAGTAACTGCTGCCGGAACTTCTACAGTTTCTTGTGGTTCCTGAGGTGGCGCTACGGGCGGCACATTTTCAGTAACCGCTGTAACTGGCTCCGGTTCAGCCGGGGCTGGTGCCGGTACTACCTCTGGTTCCGGAACAATAATAGGCTCGGGCTGGCGCTCTTCTGCCACCGGAACTGGTATTTCGGGAGCAACTTCCGGTTTTTCTTCTTGCGGAGCCTGTACAGGTTCCGGCGCAGGAGCTACGGGAGGTTGCGATGATTCTACGGGTTTAGAAACAGGTACTCTAGGAGCATTTAAATCTATCTTGCCCACTACTTTAATACCTGGTAATTTAACACCGGTATCTACCGAAGGTTGCTCCTCAACAGTATTCGTTGGGGCAGCCACCGGAGGTGCCGGAGCCGGTTTAGGAGTATTGGTATTTTCTATTTTTTTCGGCTGTTCAGGTACTTCGGGCAAGGCAGGAGCACTAACTGGCTTTTTGCCAATATTCAGTTTTTCAGCCTCAATTTTGGCCTGAACCGATGATTCAAATGCGCTCATTAACACCTCAAATTGCTTTGAGGTTATTTTGGAAGTAGGTTTGTTTTCGATATCAAAACCTTTAGCCGCCAGAAAGTCTACCACCGTAGACGTACTGATGTTTAAGGTTGTTGCTACCTGTTTTAGCCGCATCGTTTTTTCTTCTGCCATGCTTGGAATATGCTGTCTTTTTTTAATAGTTATTGGTAATCGGTTGAATCGCCGAAATTTGCGCGCTAAATTAGGTTAAATTAAGCGTTTATAAAGTCAAATTTTGCGGAATCAATAAAATAAAATGTAACTGTCATTAAATTTAGTAACAATGAAACAGCTATTGTTCGTTCCTCTTCCAGTAAGTCAGGCTTAATTACTATCCGTATCGAACTCCTGACGGATAATAGCTAATAAATCATCAACGGTTTCTTCTTCCAACTCGGTACGGCGCACCAGGTCTTCGCGCGAAACAGCTAATACACTTTTAGCCGTATCTAAACCAATCCGTTTTAATTCATCAATAACCCAGCCTTCAATTTCATCAGAGAATTCGTCGAGCGAAATATCTTCTTCGTATTCTTCCTGCTCCCGGAACACATCAATTTCTAAACCCACTAAGCGGCTTGCCAATTTTATGTTCTGGCCGCCTTTGCCAATAGCTAACGAAACCTGGTCGGGCTTGAGGAACACGGAGGCCCTTCCTTCTTCTTCGTTAATCCGGATACTGCTTATTTTAGCCGGGCTCAGCGAACGTTGGATGTATAATTCAATATTATCGGTGTAGTTAATTACATCGATGTTTTCGTTTTCTAATTCCCGCACGATGGAGTGAATACGGGAGCCCTTCATGCCCACGCAAGCGCCTACCGGGTCAATGCGGTCGTCGTAAGATTCTACGGCTACTTTAGCTCGCTCGCCAGGTTCGCGGACAATGTTTTTGATGGAAATTAAACCATCGTAAATTTCCGGCACTTCGTTTTCGAACAAGCGCTCCAGGAAAGCCGGTGCGGTACGCGATAAAATAATTTTAGGCGTGCCGTTGTGTATTTCTACCCGGTGCACCACCGCCCGTACCACATCGCCTTTGCGGTAACGGTCTTTGGGTATTTGTTCGGATTTTGGAATAATTAATTCGTTATCGTCCTGGTCCACGAGCATTACTTCGCGGTTCCATACCTGGTATACTTCCCCCGAAATAATTTCACCTACCAAATCTTTGTATTTCTGGTACATCAAATCTTTTTCCAGGTCTTTTACCCGCTGAATTAAAGTTTGCCGGGCAGTTAATACCGCACGCCGGCCAAAGTCTTCCAGCTTTATTTCTTCCGAAACTTCTTCTCCTACTTCAAAATCCGGTTCAATTTTTTGGGCATCCGATAAAGCAATTTTATCGTGGTCCCAGATATCTTCGGAATTATCGTCCACAATTTCGCGGTTACGCCAGATTTCCAAATCGCCTTTCTCTACGTTCAGGATAATGTCGAAATTTTCATCCGTTCCCCATCTTTTACGAATCATGGTCCGGAATACATCTTCCAGAATCCGCATCATGGTAGGACGATCGATATTTTTAAATTTAGCGAACTCCGCAAATGATTCTATCAGGACTGAACTGTTCATTTTTCTTTTTATTTAAAAGATATTACAATATTCGTCTTTGCTATATCGGTAAAGTTTACTTCGGCCGGGGCCAGCGTAACTTTTTTACTTTTTTCTTTTATTTCTTCGGTAATTTTTATGCCATCGGCCGTAACTTCTTCCAGGGTGCCGGTTTTCTCGGAACCGTCTTTTAACACCAGTTTCAGTTTACGGCCAATGTGGCGCTTATACTGCCGGTCAGAAGTTAACGGCTGGTCGGCTCCCGGCGAAGTTACTTCCAGAATGTAGCTTATTTCGTCGCCGTAAGCGGTTTCGATGCGGTTTGCCAGCCGCCGGCTAACCAAAGCGCATTCATCAATTCCAACTCCGTTATCGCCATCCAGTATTACCGTAACTTTAGGCTTGGCCGGATTATCAGATACCTGTACTTTTACCACGAATAAGTCATCCGAAGGCAAACAACTCGGTATCATTG
The sequence above is a segment of the Adhaeribacter swui genome. Coding sequences within it:
- a CDS encoding ribosome maturation factor RimP, yielding MIPSCLPSDDLFVVKVQVSDNPAKPKVTVILDGDNGVGIDECALVSRRLANRIETAYGDEISYILEVTSPGADQPLTSDRQYKRHIGRKLKLVLKDGSEKTGTLEEVTADGIKITEEIKEKSKKVTLAPAEVNFTDIAKTNIVISFK
- a CDS encoding segregation and condensation protein A; the encoded protein is MSFEIKLSLFEGPFDLLLFFIERDELDIHDIPIYKITNDFMAYITRLEQLNMDVASEFILTAATLMRIKAKMLLPRTEKDEHGNEIDPRKELVQHLLEYKRYKAVLTDLSDLEDRRLLQENRGNIDDELQVIAKKSKLDYELQDLSLYKLMRVFEKVINRYEEEQNRPKHTVYTYPYTIEQQRHFIQTKIQTVGSITFTELMTAFPDKIGIIFNFLAILDMLQLQVISVIIDEGFNNFRIKEFDESLRVAIDGFE
- the nusA gene encoding transcription termination factor NusA codes for the protein MNSSVLIESFAEFAKFKNIDRPTMMRILEDVFRTMIRKRWGTDENFDIILNVEKGDLEIWRNREIVDDNSEDIWDHDKIALSDAQKIEPDFEVGEEVSEEIKLEDFGRRAVLTARQTLIQRVKDLEKDLMYQKYKDLVGEIISGEVYQVWNREVMLVDQDDNELIIPKSEQIPKDRYRKGDVVRAVVHRVEIHNGTPKIILSRTAPAFLERLFENEVPEIYDGLISIKNIVREPGERAKVAVESYDDRIDPVGACVGMKGSRIHSIVRELENENIDVINYTDNIELYIQRSLSPAKISSIRINEEEGRASVFLKPDQVSLAIGKGGQNIKLASRLVGLEIDVFREQEEYEEDISLDEFSDEIEGWVIDELKRIGLDTAKSVLAVSREDLVRRTELEEETVDDLLAIIRQEFDTDSN
- a CDS encoding FKBP-type peptidyl-prolyl cis-trans isomerase; translation: MNLKNTITSITRNRLLTAIFFFLSVTVFYSCNDNSELEDEARRQEEAYKRQLGIDTVLIQNHILTNNIANVRRTPYKGLYAAVQTPGTGDSARIGRTVVTHYVLTNFKGDTLDTSRKVRTGQTAIQPLTFVLGQSNIITGFQQGVSLMRVGERTKFYLSSVLAYGEQGSGTSIPPNTNLIFDIELLQVK
- a CDS encoding DHH family phosphoesterase, with the translated sequence MQQITALKDLLQEPKEILITTHHKPDADALGSSLGLAGYLKKKGHVVTVVTPSDYPDFLNWMNGNNDVITFDPATNAELVQKLVNQAEVIFCLDFSSLSRINEMGPYVQESPATKVLIDHHLDPENFAQLVFSDTNAAATAELVFELIRDLGDQDLIDVHIGECLYAGIMTDTGSFRHPSTSRNVHLIIAELLQVGVNTSNIHRLIYDSHTEMRLRFLGYVLKDKLTVLREFRTAYIAITADELKQYDSKTGDTEGLVNFALSIEGVVFAALIIDRGNAVKMSFRSVGNFSVNDFARKHFQGGGHRNAAGGIAYEPLSATLSRFLQILPEYKDQLLKDN
- a CDS encoding lysylphosphatidylglycerol synthase transmembrane domain-containing protein — translated: MDLNRKKLLENFSTKRILIPVFIGLAVIGYMFYRNNNLADLENLKNAKPFWLVMTIVVLIVRDAGYIYRIRHITEKVLSWRKSLDVIMLWEFASCVLPSVAGGSTVAAFIINKEGIPLGKSLAYVMVTAMLDNMFFLVAVPVVLLATQGEVFPDVAALPESFKAGLEVAFTISYILIAFYATLMWYALFRNPKAVKRLFLRITSVGFLKKWRAAAYKHGTELVWASRQLKGYSFGYWFRACLSTVFVWTARYYVINCLIAAFTNIGFQDHMLIFSRNLIYKVVLLVAITPGGAGFAEIAFPTFFGKWLGSFTTVIVLLYRIVTYYLYLILGSIFLPRWVARVFGTNVKPEPEPELSAK
- the infB gene encoding translation initiation factor IF-2 — translated: MAEEKTMRLKQVATTLNISTSTVVDFLAAKGFDIENKPTSKITSKQFEVLMSAFESSVQAKIEAEKLNIGKKPVSAPALPEVPEQPKKIENTNTPKPAPAPPVAAPTNTVEEQPSVDTGVKLPGIKVVGKIDLNAPRVPVSKPVESSQPPVAPAPEPVQAPQEEKPEVAPEIPVPVAEERQPEPIIVPEPEVVPAPAPAEPEPVTAVTENVPPVAPPQEPQETVEVPAAVTPAAEPTPAPAPIAAEVPETPTATTPPASEPEDAPVTTDSNEEEPEVIIPGRADPLKGLTVLGKIELPKDFPRKKGGKPVPDTRNRPANAPANNNQNQSANAGGGGNANNANNKKKRKRIIVQNNAAPDTSDRPVVTRGERKDFSQPRPNQNQPGNNRPNNRPGAGQNNRPPVAAGGPKPEVSDKQIQDQIKATLARLSGNKNTQTNRAKYRREKRSAIADATEERRQQEQSEAKILKLTEFISANDLASLMNVSVNEVIKVCMNLGMFVSINQRLDAEAITIISDEFGYDVEFLSAEDEEVVAEEEEDADALVDRAPIVTIMGHVDHGKTSLLDYIRNSKVTAGEAGGITQHIGAYDVLTDTGKRITFLDTPGHEAFTAMRARGAKITDVVIIVVAADDDVMPQTKEALNHAQAAGVPIVIAINKIDKPSANPDRIREQLAAINVLVEDWGGKYQCQEISAKSGIGIPDLLEKVLLEAELLELKANPDRNAVGTVIEASLDKGRGYVTTVLVQTGSLHIGDVMLAGSHFGRVRAMTDHRGKKMKVAGPSTPVQVLGLDGAPQAGDKFVVYDTEREAREIASSRQQLQREQSLRTKKHITLDEIGRRLAIGSFKELNVIVKGDVDGSVEALSDSLLKLSTNEVQVNILNKGVGQISESDVLLASASDAIIIGFQVRPSANARKLAEQEQIDIRLYSIIYNAINELKDAMEGMLAPTMQEVVVANVEVREVFRITKVGTIAGCMVTDGTIHRNSRVRLVRDGIVVYSGEILALKRFKDDVAEVRQGYECGISIKNFNDIEQGDVIEAYEEREVKRTL
- a CDS encoding FKBP-type peptidyl-prolyl cis-trans isomerase encodes the protein MFKKVKFFVPVLAGFCLLQACNKGSVDFKKADNGVEYKLFAKNKSGEFEPKDAPTKNDTVGKPKEGQVLTMQMKYFTQSKSGKDTLLFDTRQNGFPVQIPIMKSTFKGGLEDAFSLVRPGDSAVFRISADSLFAKTFQQPLPPFIKKGSQLTFHVLAQKVQSQQEAMMDQQKMMMEFMEKQNKKDEKIIQDYVKKEGLKAEKTASGLYYVVNQPGSGAPAKAGQTVAVKYKGTLLDGTEFDSSENPQLGGKPFEFPLGQGQVIRGWDEGIALLNKGAKGTLLIPSTMAYGPQAQGKIPANSVLRFDVELVDVK
- a CDS encoding nucleoside-diphosphate kinase; amino-acid sequence: MATNQTFTMIKPDAVQDNHIGAITQMMEADGFRIVSLKKTRLTPERAGEFYAVHKERPFYNDLVKYMSSGPIVAMILEKENAVADFRKLIGATNPANAEEGTIRKKFAKSMEANAVHGSDSDENAQIEGDFFFGAGERF